The Funiculus sociatus GB2-C1 genome window below encodes:
- a CDS encoding pyridoxamine 5'-phosphate oxidase family protein has translation MAKFYTELNPSLREFIEEQKIFFTATAPKEGRINLSPKGVDTFRCINNVTVAYLDLTGSGNETAAHLNENGRMTIMFCSFSEKPMILRLYGQGRVILPRDKEWEHFYAFFTPILGERQIMVLNINSVQTSCGYGVPLYELQEERKTIREWADKKGEQGIFEYWQAKNKKSIDGLETKLLED, from the coding sequence ATGGCTAAATTTTACACTGAATTGAATCCATCATTAAGAGAGTTTATCGAAGAACAGAAAATCTTCTTTACAGCCACAGCACCAAAGGAAGGTCGGATTAATCTATCCCCAAAAGGAGTAGATACTTTCCGCTGTATTAATAATGTAACAGTGGCTTATCTTGATTTAACTGGTAGTGGCAACGAAACAGCGGCACATCTTAATGAAAATGGTCGAATGACAATTATGTTTTGCAGCTTTTCTGAAAAGCCGATGATTCTTCGTTTATACGGTCAGGGAAGAGTTATTTTACCCAGAGATAAAGAATGGGAACATTTTTATGCTTTTTTCACTCCCATCTTAGGGGAACGCCAAATAATGGTATTAAATATTAACTCTGTGCAAACATCTTGCGGTTATGGCGTACCACTTTATGAACTGCAAGAAGAAAGAAAAACTATTCGAGAATGGGCGGATAAAAAAGGAGAACAGGGTATATTTGAATATTGGCAAGCGAAGAATAAAAAAAGTATTGACGGACTAGAAACAAAACTTTTAGAAGATTGA